The following coding sequences are from one Liolophura sinensis isolate JHLJ2023 chromosome 12, CUHK_Ljap_v2, whole genome shotgun sequence window:
- the LOC135479062 gene encoding thymidylate kinase-like, with protein MTRLRWPFSRLILRHSLRQMNTEMSKRGALIVFEGCDRCGKTTQCKKLVEVLENEKEDVQFLRFPDRTTVIGKMINAYLNGSSELDDHVIHLLFSANRWEAAKNMKKLLQGGTTLIVDRYAYSGVAFTAAKAGFEVDWCKQPDVGLPKPDLVIYLTLNQQEAARRGGFGTERYEQAEFQKKVAENFETIREKDWKVIDADKSIEDLHAEIKSLVKKTMNDVHWEEIRTLWT; from the exons atgacgCGCTTGCGCTGGCCTTTCTCCCGCCTAATTTTGAGGCATTCTCTGCGTCAGATGAACACCGAAATGTCTAAAAGAGGAGCACTGATCGTGTTTGAAGGTTGTGATCGCTGTGGGAAGACCACACAGTGTAAAAAGCTTGTCGAGGTTTTGGAAAATGAGAAGGAAGACGTTCAGTTCCTACGATTCCCAG aTCGAACCACTGTGATTGGGAAGATGATCAATGCATATTTAAATGGCAGCTCAGAACTGGATGATCATGTGATTCACCTACTGTTTTCAGCCAATCGGTGGGAGGCTGC caAAAATATGAAGAAGCTATTGCAAGGGGGGACAACCCTGATAGTTGATCGCTATGCTTATTCGGGCGTGGCCTTCACAGCTGCTAAG GCTGGTTTTGAGGTGGACTGGTGTAAGCAGCCTGACGTAGGCCTTCCTAAACCTGACCTGGTGATTTACCTGACACTTAACCAGCAGGAGGCGGCTCGCAGAGGAGGCTTCGGCACTGAGAGGTATGAGCAGGCAGAATTCCAGAAGAAAGTGGCTGAAAACTTTGAAACCATTCGGGAAAAAGACTGGAAG GTTATAGATGCTGACAAGAGTATAGAGGATCTCCATGCAGAAATAAAAAGCTTGGTGAAGAAAACCATGAATGACGTTCACTGGGAAGAGATCAGAACTTTGTGGACATGA